A window of Desulfobulbus oralis genomic DNA:
ACCTCGCGCTTTCGGCGGCGGCCCCGGCGACGGTAGCGTTCCTGGCCCACATTTTTCAGCTCACGGGCGAGTCTGGCGATGCGGTCATTGATGCGGCGCTTGTCGATCTCCAGTCTGGTTTCTCCCGGACCGCGGGCGCCAATGCCACCCGTGAGCCGCGAGAGGGCATCATCGCGGGTGCCGAGCCGGGGCAGCATGTATTTCAGTTGCGCCATTTCTATCTGCAACTTGCCTTCCCTCGATCTGGCCCGGCGGGCGAAGATGTCCAGAATGAGCTGGGTGCGGTCAATGACTCTCAGGTCGCTGTGATCGGTGATGGAGCGCATCTGCGAGGGCGTGAGTTCCTGGTCGAAGATGAGCAGATTTGCGGCCAGGCGCACACTGGCCAGCATAATTTCCAGGAGTTTGCCCTGCCCCATGAGGAAGCGGGGATGCAGTTGCCGCCGCCGCTGCAGGACCCTGTCCAGCACCACTACCCCGGCGCTTCTGGCCAGTTCGGCCAGTTCGTTCAGGCTGGCCTCGGCCTCCTGGCGCGGCGCGGTGCTGACAGAGACCAGAATGGCCCGGTCCTTGCCCGCATCCACGGCCGCAAGCGGCGTGGTACGGGCAAATTCGTCTTCCAGGGCCTCGATAAGCGCCAGGCAGGATCCACTCTGATTGGCCGGATGGACGGGCGGCAGCTCGGCCCAGTCACGGCCCGCCCGGTTTTGCGGTATGAGGTGGGCGGTGAACAGGCGGTCCGGAAGCCCGTCCCGCAGGCTCAAAACGGAAAAGAGATCCAGCCTGAGGCAGGCCAGATCCATCACGTCCTCATCCGTGATGCCGGTCTGCCCCAGCGTGGTGCGCACGCAGCGCAGGCCCCGGAGGCGCTTGCCGCTGCCCAGACCAGCCAGTGCCGGGAAGGTGATGCGGCCAAAGTCGCCCACCATGAGGCAGGCAATCTGGCCGGAGCGGTGAATCAGCAGGCCAAGCTGGCGATTCAGGGCAAAGGAGAGTGCCGCCAACTGGCGCGCGGTTTCGCGGTCAATAATGTCGCCCTGCGCGATCCGCCGCTCCGCCAGTCGTTCCAGTGCCCGCTGCTGCGCCGGTTTGAGCCCAGTGGTATTGCCGCTGATAGAGGTCATGTATGTTGGCCTGCGCTGATTGCAGAGAGTGAGTGCCGCTTCCGTGCAGCCGTTTTTCCCGGTCTGGCCGCCTTCAGCACGGTGCCGAGCCCGGCGTTCTGGGGAAGGGGATGCACTCGCGGATATTGGCCGAGCCGGTGCAGAAGAGCACCAGCCGCTCGAAGCCCAGGCCAAAGCCGCTGTGGGGCGCACTGCCAAAGCGGCGCAGATCCAGGTACCAGCCATACTGGGCCGGGTCCATGCCAGCCGTTCGCATCCGTGCCTCCAGCACCTCCAGCCGCTCTTCCCGCTGGCTGCCGCCTGCCAGCTCGCCGATGCCCGGCACCAGCAGATCCATGGCCGCCACCGTTTGCTCTCCCTCGTCCAGCCGCATGTAAAAGGGCTTCAAAGAGGCCGGATAGTTGGTGACAAAGAGCGGCCCCACCACCAGTTCCTCCGCCAGATACCGCTCGTGCTCGGCCTGCAGGTCCATGCCCCAGCTCACCGGCACTGCAAAGGGATGAGGCGAGGACTGCAAACGCTCGATGGCCTCTGTGTAGGTCAGGCGCTGAAAGGGTGTGGTGGTAAAGCGTCTGAGCTTGTCCAGCAGGCCCGGCTCAAGCCGCTGGTCAAACAGCGCCAGGTCTTCTGCATTCTTTTGCAAAAGCTCCCCCACCACAAAGCGGAGCAGGGCCTCGGCAAGGCGCATGTCACCCTCCAGGTCGCAGAACGCCACTTCCGGCTCCAGCATCCAGAACTCGGCCAGATGCCGGGTGGTATTGGAATTCTCGGCCCGGAAGGTGGGGCCAAAGGTGTACACCCGGCTGTGGGACATGGCATAAACCTCTGCCTGCAACTGGCCGCTGACCGTCAGTCCGGCGTGGCGGCCAAAGAAATCCCGGCTGTAATCCGCAGTACCCGAAAGCGTTGTGACCGTGAACATCTCGCCCGCACCCTCGCAGTCCGAGGTGGTGATGAGAGGCGTGTGCACCTGAATGAAGCCCTGGGCCTGCAAAAACTGGTGGATGGCCGAACTGAGCGTGTTGCGGACCCGGGCCACTGCACCGAGCGCATTGGTGCGGGACCTGAGATGCGTGATGCTGCGCAGAAATTCGAAGCTGTGGCGTTTCTTTTGCAGGGGATAGCTGGCATCCGCCGTGCCCAGCACCGTGATCTCATCGGCCCTGAGCTCCAACCGCTGGCCCCTGGCGGGCGAAGGCATGAGGCGCCCCCGCACGGCAAGGGCCGCACCGGTCGTGATCTGCTTGTGCAGGCTTTCCCAGCCGGGCAGATTGTGCTCGGCGATAATCTGAAGACCTTGCAGGCAGGAACCGTCGTTCAGCTCCAGGAAGGAAAAGCTCGGGGCATCGCGGCGGGTCCGGAGCCAGCCGGAAACCCTGAGATTTTGTTCCTTGGCGGGTAAATTGAGGATGTCGACAAGACGGGGCGGCAGGATGGCGGAGCCAGGGGCGTTCATAGTGAAAAGATGGGGAAAGTTTGAAGTGCTGGATTTTTCTGGAACCAGGATGGCAGGGGGACAGATACGCGGCATTGTCACCGATGCCTGCGAGGAATCGTCAGTGGCAGCCTTGCCGCTGGCCTGAGCCTTTCCTCAGATACAGCCAGCGCACTGTGCGGGCAGTTCGTCATCCTCGCAGCGCAGGCCCACAACCACAATACCGGCTTTGTTGGCCGCCACCACCATGGCGGCCTGGTCAAAGAGCAGGGATTGCCCGGCCTCGACGGCCAGCACCGCGGCGTGGACTTCGGCCATGGTGGCAATGGTGCCCAGTCCTGTTGCCGGCAGGTCGAAGCGGAAATCCTGACCTGGCTTGCGCAGCTTGACCACCACCGCGCCGCTGCCCGCAAGCTGCCCGCCCCTGCGGATGGCCGCATCCGTTCCTTCGATGGCCTCGACCGCCAGGACGCTCCGCTCGCGCACCACCACGGTCTGGCCAATGTCGAGTCGGCCCACGCTGCGGGCCAGCCGCCAGCCGAAGCGGATGTCTTCCCACTGCCCGGCGTTCGGTTTTTTCTTTGTGAGCAGGCCTTCCGGAAACAGCAGGTGCTCCAGAAAACGGGTGGAGGCGATGATCTCGATGCCTTCATCGGCGAGCGCGCCGGCAATGGCGCGGAGAATGGAGTCGTCCAGGCGGATGTCAATCTTGTTCCACAGGGCCAGGGCCTTCCAGTCCGGCATGATGTCGCGGAAGATACGCGTCTTGGTGATGGTGCCGGCAAAGGCCGCCTCGCTTACCCGATGCTCATGAAAATGCCGGATGATTTTGCCGAGTTGCCCCAGCTTGACCCAGATGAGCTCGTCCGCGAAGTCTTCCAGCCTGGGATCGGTTTCACTCGTATGGGCCACGGCTGCGACCCGGAAGCCCCGTTTTTTGGCGGCCTCGGCAAAGAGCAGCGGAAACTGGCCGCCGCCCGCGATCAGGCCGATGACCGGACTTGCGGGCTCAGTCATCGGTGGTGCGTTTGGCCACGCCGCGCTTGCTGGTCTTGAAAAATTCCACCATGTACTGCACTTCCGGGCAATCGGCCATCTCGGTTTCCAGCTTGTGCAGGGCATCCTTGAGCAGCAGTTGGGGCGAGCGGAAGAGGATACGGAAGGCCTCGTCCAGTTGGGCTATGAGTCCCCTGCTCATGCCGGCACGCCTGAGGCCGATCTTGTTGATGCCGGAAATGCGCATCTGGTTGCGGATGCCCTCCATGAGCACATAGGGTGGCACATCCAGTCCGATGCCCGACATGCCCCCCACAAAGGTGTATGCGCCCACGCGGCAGAACTGGTGGACAGCCACCAGGCCGCCCAGATTGGTATGATCGCCCAGCTCCACATGGCCTGCGAGTGTAGCCAGATTCGCCATGATGACGTGATCGCCCAGTTCGCAGTCGTGGGCGATGTGACAGTAGGACATGATCATGCAGTGGTTGCCGATCCGGGTTCTGCCCTTGCCCGTGGCGGTGCCCCGGTGGATGGACACGTATTC
This region includes:
- the hflX gene encoding GTPase HflX, coding for MTSISGNTTGLKPAQQRALERLAERRIAQGDIIDRETARQLAALSFALNRQLGLLIHRSGQIACLMVGDFGRITFPALAGLGSGKRLRGLRCVRTTLGQTGITDEDVMDLACLRLDLFSVLSLRDGLPDRLFTAHLIPQNRAGRDWAELPPVHPANQSGSCLALIEALEDEFARTTPLAAVDAGKDRAILVSVSTAPRQEAEASLNELAELARSAGVVVLDRVLQRRRQLHPRFLMGQGKLLEIMLASVRLAANLLIFDQELTPSQMRSITDHSDLRVIDRTQLILDIFARRARSREGKLQIEMAQLKYMLPRLGTRDDALSRLTGGIGARGPGETRLEIDKRRINDRIARLARELKNVGQERYRRRGRRRKREVPVISLVGYTNAGKSTLLNTLTHSDILAEDLLFATLDPSSRRLRFPEDMEVIITDTVGFIRNLPAELLKAFASTLEELREADLILHVIDRANPEWRQQAEVVADLLTRLELDSIPSIRVLNKMDLLGEAEKEKALQEGALHGDIGISAMDSASLRPLLGRAEKLLRSQSDRQFFASAQVLK
- the asnS gene encoding asparagine--tRNA ligase, encoding MNAPGSAILPPRLVDILNLPAKEQNLRVSGWLRTRRDAPSFSFLELNDGSCLQGLQIIAEHNLPGWESLHKQITTGAALAVRGRLMPSPARGQRLELRADEITVLGTADASYPLQKKRHSFEFLRSITHLRSRTNALGAVARVRNTLSSAIHQFLQAQGFIQVHTPLITTSDCEGAGEMFTVTTLSGTADYSRDFFGRHAGLTVSGQLQAEVYAMSHSRVYTFGPTFRAENSNTTRHLAEFWMLEPEVAFCDLEGDMRLAEALLRFVVGELLQKNAEDLALFDQRLEPGLLDKLRRFTTTPFQRLTYTEAIERLQSSPHPFAVPVSWGMDLQAEHERYLAEELVVGPLFVTNYPASLKPFYMRLDEGEQTVAAMDLLVPGIGELAGGSQREERLEVLEARMRTAGMDPAQYGWYLDLRRFGSAPHSGFGLGFERLVLFCTGSANIRECIPFPRTPGSAPC
- a CDS encoding LpxI family protein — translated: MTEPASPVIGLIAGGGQFPLLFAEAAKKRGFRVAAVAHTSETDPRLEDFADELIWVKLGQLGKIIRHFHEHRVSEAAFAGTITKTRIFRDIMPDWKALALWNKIDIRLDDSILRAIAGALADEGIEIIASTRFLEHLLFPEGLLTKKKPNAGQWEDIRFGWRLARSVGRLDIGQTVVVRERSVLAVEAIEGTDAAIRRGGQLAGSGAVVVKLRKPGQDFRFDLPATGLGTIATMAEVHAAVLAVEAGQSLLFDQAAMVVAANKAGIVVVGLRCEDDELPAQCAGCI
- the lpxA gene encoding acyl-ACP--UDP-N-acetylglucosamine O-acyltransferase, translated to MSIHATAIIDPRAEVDSSVQIEPYVVVKGPVRIGANTRIGSHAVLSGRTTIGRDNLIGSFSSIGMPPQDLHYKGEPTEVIIGNGNQIREYVSIHRGTATGKGRTRIGNHCMIMSYCHIAHDCELGDHVIMANLATLAGHVELGDHTNLGGLVAVHQFCRVGAYTFVGGMSGIGLDVPPYVLMEGIRNQMRISGINKIGLRRAGMSRGLIAQLDEAFRILFRSPQLLLKDALHKLETEMADCPEVQYMVEFFKTSKRGVAKRTTDD